The following coding sequences lie in one Cyanobacterium sp. Dongsha4 genomic window:
- a CDS encoding ExeM/NucH family extracellular endonuclease, which translates to MVNDSQNNLILHEGFDYQENGELPLFTITDNDGDEETFFYGTSNFDYLGIFDGDGDGGADFNGNPTNGFNTYTGFDDNYLVASDIDGSSSTIAPPAILTWSSLNIAGLSNLVLLVDIATQDTDNGLDFDDFVKFEYRVDGGLWQNLLAFETADDSSFNQTTFLEDTDFDGIGDGVALTSSAQTFSKNFTTNGNTLDLRLQIRVEAGFEDIGIDNVRLASLIGSSLEISATDAEKAEGNTGVTEYTFTVNRSGNTSGEVSVDYTVSGDVDGTDFGGVLPSETITFADGETSKIITLSVIGDTDAESDETVTVTLSNATNNATISVNSANGMVVNDDFNLVKIHEIQGDGEVSPVVGQQFAIEAIVTGDFQGNDFLRGFYVQEEDTDMDDNPFTSEGIFVFDNNFGVDVNVGDKVYITGEVSEFFGETQFEPLSIQITGTGEIAPTEVMLPVATVINADGRYIADLEAYEGMLVNFPDTLTISEMFNLDRFGEFRAIQGDRAFQFTQINEPDVDNFDAHLQDVASRTITIDDGTTVQNPNPIIFPDGDLDTADSFRMGDAVNNLTGVVRFSRGSGGSGDETFRIMPTENPEFEQVNPRPETPEDVGGRLKVASFNPLNFFTTIDDGQTDTAIGQEPRGADDLTRFGGNPPASDNPNAEFERQLDKLLTTLVQLDADVIGLQELENYFGSDSEPPIATLVNALNERLGADIYAYVDPGMDFLGTDAIAVGAIYRQDTVRIAPNTTVAYLDDTIVAQLGDLGLSGEPLFTGEATSRVPLAVTFEEIATGETFTVAVNHFKSKGSSGLNDPNNPNFDQLDGQGFWNFRRTETAIALNAWLRTNPTGSNDQDILILGDLNAYAQEDPIKTLENNYINLIQDKIGDSAYSYVFDGQLGTLDYALASPRLAQQVTGVTEWQINSDEADALDYNLDFGRDADIFDGSVPYRTSDHDPLIVGLNLDDNLRVATFNASLNRNSVGELIEDLSTPDDAQAQKVAEIIQRANPDIILLNEFDYDANGDAILLFQENYLGVSQNGVNPVEYPYVYFAPSNTGIASGFDLDNNGVIGGAGDAFGFGNYEGQYGMVLLSKYPIMEEGVRTFQEFLWKDMPNNLLTNDPTIDDPNTEVNENLNGYYSPEEIEILRLSSKSHWDVPVNVNGEIVHILAAHPTPPVFDGTEDRNGKRNYDEIKFWSDYVNPNTSDYIYDDQGNTGGLSAGERFVIVGDYNADPFDGDSFPDVNASDEVKANYPQAINQLLNNPIIQGSATDESITPISEGGVDASIRQNGANDSHTGNPAFDTADFGFNFNDPNSDIPPGNLRVDYVLPSYNLEIVNAEVFWKPSDDPLFDLAEFPTSDHRLVYVDLNSNNSVIAEDDTITTQENSPVSIDNLLDNDSDTDGDNLVIKSINSSNTIGLVTLNNDGIVTYNPDGKFESLSQGETATTTFEYTVTDNRGGVDTAIVTVTIEGVNNNPIAVDDELIIDEDTPDAIPKGSASQHALLINDTDIDGDDLTITEVTNGENGTVTNNNYGTVTYTPNADFNGEDSFTYTISDGNGGADTATVNVTVNSVNDNPIAVDDELTTDEDTPDAIALLTNDTDIDGDDLTITEITNGENGTVTNNDDGTVTYTPNADFNGEDSFTYTISDGNGGADTATVNVTVNPVNNENINFDDEDRELNLGDDNYTIAGGNGNNIIITGNGNNVINLGNGNNQVTTGDGDDNITTGSGGDRINPAGGNNIVNTGAGNDVIIGSGQSGVNNQIDGGEGFDTVIYDGAFNEFSITVENGVVTVGTNTDTLSNVEQLQFSDRTIAVDDLITENLLNTSIYRFRTGEGTYIYVENEERQRILQGGFNFTEEGEAFKVALEDGENLEPIYRFRNSNLGGAYLYVGEAERQSIKENYTNFVEEGLAFYTYGADAQKADDIFRFQTQLGGYIFVGEAERQSILDSGFNFTEEGTAFETLA; encoded by the coding sequence ATGGTTAATGATTCACAAAATAATTTAATTCTTCATGAAGGTTTTGATTACCAAGAAAATGGGGAATTGCCCTTATTTACCATTACGGATAATGATGGTGATGAGGAAACTTTTTTCTATGGCACGTCCAACTTTGACTATTTAGGCATTTTTGATGGTGACGGTGACGGGGGAGCAGACTTCAATGGTAATCCTACCAATGGTTTTAATACTTATACAGGATTTGATGATAACTATTTAGTAGCTTCTGACATTGACGGTTCATCAAGTACGATCGCACCTCCTGCAATTCTTACTTGGTCGAGCTTAAATATCGCTGGACTGTCGAATTTGGTGTTATTGGTCGATATTGCCACTCAAGATACTGATAACGGCCTAGATTTCGATGATTTTGTCAAATTTGAGTATCGAGTCGATGGTGGGTTATGGCAAAATCTTTTAGCTTTTGAAACTGCTGATGACTCTAGTTTTAATCAAACTACATTTTTAGAAGATACCGATTTTGATGGTATTGGCGATGGTGTGGCTTTAACATCTTCCGCTCAAACATTCTCAAAAAATTTCACTACTAATGGCAATACCCTTGATTTAAGGTTACAAATTAGGGTTGAGGCAGGTTTTGAAGACATCGGTATTGATAATGTCCGTTTAGCTTCTTTAATCGGTTCATCTTTAGAGATTAGCGCCACGGATGCAGAAAAAGCAGAGGGAAATACAGGGGTTACAGAATATACTTTTACCGTAAATCGCTCTGGAAATACCAGTGGTGAGGTTTCCGTTGACTATACTGTTTCTGGAGATGTAGATGGTACAGATTTTGGCGGAGTTTTACCTTCTGAAACCATCACTTTTGCTGACGGCGAAACCAGTAAAATTATTACCCTGTCTGTGATAGGAGATACCGATGCTGAATCTGATGAGACTGTAACGGTAACTTTATCTAATGCTACTAATAATGCAACTATTTCGGTTAACTCTGCTAATGGCATGGTAGTTAATGACGATTTTAATTTAGTCAAAATCCATGAAATTCAAGGAGATGGGGAAGTTAGCCCTGTTGTCGGACAACAATTTGCGATCGAAGCCATTGTTACAGGGGATTTTCAAGGTAATGATTTCCTGAGAGGTTTTTATGTTCAGGAAGAAGACACGGATATGGATGATAATCCTTTTACTTCTGAAGGAATTTTCGTTTTTGATAATAACTTTGGTGTCGATGTTAATGTCGGTGATAAAGTTTATATTACTGGAGAAGTAAGCGAGTTTTTCGGTGAAACTCAATTTGAACCTCTTTCTATTCAAATCACAGGCACAGGGGAAATCGCACCGACAGAAGTAATGTTGCCCGTTGCCACGGTGATTAATGCCGATGGTAGATATATTGCTGATTTAGAGGCTTATGAGGGAATGTTAGTGAATTTCCCTGATACTCTAACCATCTCAGAAATGTTCAATTTAGACCGTTTTGGAGAATTTAGAGCCATTCAGGGCGATCGCGCTTTTCAGTTTACTCAAATTAATGAGCCTGATGTTGATAACTTTGATGCTCATTTACAGGATGTAGCTAGTCGTACTATTACCATTGATGACGGCACAACAGTACAAAATCCCAATCCGATTATTTTCCCCGACGGTGATTTAGATACTGCTGACTCTTTCCGTATGGGTGATGCGGTTAACAATTTAACGGGAGTAGTGCGTTTTAGTCGTGGCAGTGGCGGATCTGGTGACGAAACCTTCCGTATTATGCCCACAGAAAATCCAGAATTTGAGCAGGTTAACCCCCGCCCTGAAACTCCTGAAGATGTGGGAGGACGTTTAAAAGTAGCTAGTTTCAACCCATTGAACTTTTTTACGACCATTGATGACGGACAAACAGATACAGCTATAGGGCAAGAACCAAGAGGGGCAGATGATTTAACCCGTTTTGGGGGTAATCCTCCTGCTAGTGACAATCCTAATGCGGAATTTGAGCGTCAATTAGACAAGTTACTCACCACTTTAGTTCAATTAGATGCGGATGTCATCGGTTTACAAGAGTTAGAAAATTATTTTGGTAGTGACTCTGAACCTCCCATTGCTACTTTAGTAAATGCTTTAAATGAGCGTCTTGGGGCGGATATTTACGCCTATGTTGATCCGGGTATGGATTTTCTCGGTACAGATGCGATCGCAGTTGGGGCTATTTATCGACAAGATACCGTCAGAATTGCACCGAATACTACCGTTGCTTATTTAGATGACACTATTGTTGCTCAATTGGGAGATTTGGGCTTAAGTGGTGAACCTCTTTTTACAGGAGAAGCCACCAGTCGAGTACCTCTTGCTGTTACTTTTGAGGAAATCGCCACAGGAGAAACTTTTACCGTTGCCGTTAATCATTTTAAATCGAAGGGAAGTTCGGGCTTAAATGATCCTAATAATCCAAACTTTGACCAATTAGACGGGCAAGGATTTTGGAATTTCCGCCGTACCGAAACTGCGATCGCACTTAATGCTTGGTTAAGAACTAATCCCACAGGTAGTAATGATCAAGACATATTAATTTTGGGTGATTTGAACGCCTACGCCCAAGAAGATCCCATAAAAACCCTAGAAAACAACTATATTAACCTAATACAAGACAAAATAGGGGATTCTGCTTACTCTTACGTCTTTGATGGACAATTAGGCACATTAGATTATGCTTTAGCTTCTCCTCGTTTAGCACAACAAGTTACAGGGGTGACAGAATGGCAGATTAACTCTGATGAAGCAGACGCATTAGACTATAACCTAGATTTTGGCAGAGATGCGGATATTTTTGATGGTAGTGTCCCCTATCGTACTTCTGATCATGATCCTCTGATTGTCGGTTTAAATTTAGATGATAATTTACGGGTTGCTACTTTCAATGCTTCCCTAAATCGTAACAGTGTTGGGGAATTAATCGAGGATTTATCAACTCCTGATGATGCTCAAGCCCAAAAAGTTGCAGAAATAATCCAACGTGCTAACCCTGATATTATCCTATTAAACGAGTTTGACTACGATGCCAACGGCGATGCAATTCTTTTATTCCAAGAAAACTATCTCGGTGTTAGTCAAAATGGGGTTAATCCTGTCGAGTATCCTTATGTTTATTTTGCTCCTTCAAATACGGGTATTGCCTCTGGTTTCGACTTAGATAACAATGGGGTTATAGGTGGTGCAGGAGATGCCTTCGGATTCGGTAACTATGAAGGGCAATACGGTATGGTATTGTTATCCAAATATCCCATTATGGAAGAAGGTGTGCGTACTTTCCAAGAATTTTTATGGAAGGATATGCCCAATAACTTGTTAACCAATGATCCTACCATTGATGACCCCAATACAGAAGTAAATGAAAACCTTAATGGTTATTATTCCCCCGAAGAAATCGAAATTTTAAGGCTATCTTCTAAGAGTCATTGGGATGTACCTGTTAATGTTAACGGTGAAATTGTCCATATTTTAGCGGCTCATCCTACCCCACCTGTTTTTGACGGTACAGAGGATCGTAATGGTAAACGTAATTATGATGAAATTAAATTCTGGTCAGATTATGTTAACCCTAACACTAGCGATTATATTTATGATGATCAAGGTAACACAGGAGGATTGAGTGCAGGAGAGCGTTTTGTTATCGTTGGGGATTATAATGCAGATCCCTTTGATGGTGACAGTTTCCCCGATGTTAATGCTTCAGATGAGGTAAAAGCTAACTATCCCCAAGCCATTAACCAATTATTAAATAATCCCATTATTCAAGGTTCAGCTACCGATGAATCGATTACTCCTATCAGTGAAGGCGGGGTAGATGCTTCTATCCGTCAAAATGGAGCAAATGATAGCCATACAGGTAATCCTGCTTTTGATACGGCGGATTTTGGATTTAACTTTAATGATCCTAACTCGGATATTCCCCCCGGTAACTTAAGAGTTGATTATGTCCTACCTTCTTACAATTTGGAAATAGTTAACGCTGAAGTTTTCTGGAAACCTAGCGATGATCCTTTATTTGATTTAGCAGAATTTCCTACTTCTGATCACCGTTTAGTATATGTGGATCTTAACTCCAATAACAGCGTAATCGCTGAGGACGATACTATTACAACACAAGAGAATAGTCCTGTTAGTATCGATAACTTATTGGATAATGATAGTGATACTGATGGAGATAACCTAGTCATTAAGAGTATTAACTCTAGCAATACTATTGGTCTTGTCACTCTTAACAATGATGGTATAGTGACTTATAATCCTGATGGTAAGTTTGAATCCCTATCCCAAGGAGAAACGGCAACTACTACTTTTGAATATACCGTCACTGATAATCGTGGAGGAGTAGATACTGCCATAGTTACCGTCACCATTGAAGGAGTAAACAATAATCCCATAGCTGTAGATGATGAATTAATTATAGATGAAGATACACCAGATGCGATCCCGAAGGGATCTGCTTCGCAGCACGCACTCTTAATAAATGATACAGACATTGACGGAGATGATTTAACCATTACAGAAGTTACTAACGGCGAAAATGGCACAGTAACAAACAATAATTATGGTACTGTTACTTATACTCCTAATGCTGATTTTAATGGTGAAGATAGCTTTACCTATACCATTAGTGACGGCAATGGTGGCGCTGACACGGCAACAGTTAATGTAACAGTTAATTCTGTTAATGATAATCCCATAGCTGTAGATGATGAATTAACTACAGATGAAGATACACCAGATGCGATCGCACTCTTAACCAATGATACGGACATTGATGGGGATGATTTAACCATTACAGAAATTACTAACGGCGAAAATGGCACAGTAACAAACAATGATGATGGTACTGTTACTTACACTCCTAATGCTGATTTTAATGGCGAAGATAGCTTTACCTATACTATTAGTGACGGCAATGGTGGCGCTGATACGGCAACAGTTAATGTGACAGTTAATCCTGTTAATAATGAAAACATCAACTTTGATGACGAAGACAGAGAATTAAATCTCGGCGATGACAATTATACTATTGCAGGTGGAAATGGAAACAATATCATTATCACAGGAAATGGCAATAATGTTATTAACCTCGGTAATGGAAATAATCAAGTAACCACTGGGGATGGTGATGATAATATTACCACTGGTTCAGGAGGCGATCGCATTAATCCTGCGGGTGGAAATAACATTGTTAATACTGGTGCAGGGAATGACGTTATTATCGGTAGCGGACAAAGTGGCGTTAATAATCAAATTGACGGCGGAGAAGGCTTCGACACGGTTATCTATGATGGTGCATTTAATGAATTTTCCATCACTGTGGAGAATGGTGTTGTCACCGTTGGCACAAATACAGACACATTAAGCAATGTGGAACAACTACAATTCAGCGATCGCACCATTGCTGTAGATGACCTGATTACAGAAAACTTACTTAACACCAGTATTTATCGTTTTCGCACTGGTGAGGGAACTTACATTTATGTAGAGAACGAAGAAAGACAACGTATCTTACAAGGTGGTTTTAACTTCACCGAAGAAGGAGAAGCCTTCAAAGTCGCATTAGAAGACGGAGAAAACTTAGAACCAATTTACCGTTTTCGTAATAGTAACCTTGGAGGAGCATATTTGTATGTAGGAGAAGCAGAGCGTCAAAGCATCAAAGAAAACTATACTAACTTTGTTGAAGAAGGTTTAGCGTTTTATACCTATGGTGCAGATGCCCAAAAAGCTGATGATATTTTCCGCTTCCAAACTCAACTCGGAGGATACATATTTGTAGGAGAAGCAGAACGTCAAAGTATCTTAGATAGTGGTTTCAACTTCACAGAAGAAGGAACTGCTTTTGAGACTTTAGCATAA